The following nucleotide sequence is from Melioribacteraceae bacterium.
TTATTTGTTTATGTTGGGTGCAGTATGGCAGTATCTTTAACAAGTAGATGTAGAAATTACCTTCCAATATTTTTAAAGCCTGTCACGACAATCAATTATTTAAAATTTTTAAAAGGAGCATCTGTTATGGCAGAGCGTAAACAAGGTACAGTAAAATGGTTCAACAATTCTAAAGGTTACGGATTTATTTCACAAGAAGGAGGAGAAGATGTTTTTGTTCACTTCGATTCAATTGTTGGTGATGGATATAAATCTTTAGAAGAAAATGCGAAAGTTGAATTTACTATTACTCAAGGTCCTAAAGGATTACAAGCAGCAGAAGTAAAAATTATTCACTAAGAAAAAATTCTTACTGCAAATA
It contains:
- a CDS encoding cold-shock protein translates to MAERKQGTVKWFNNSKGYGFISQEGGEDVFVHFDSIVGDGYKSLEENAKVEFTITQGPKGLQAAEVKIIH